The DNA sequence TGCCATGTAGCCAATCAGGTTTGAGTAGTCAATTTATTATTGTGGCAGTAGTATTTTTCTCAGGGTGCCTTGACTTTGTAGTGGTGAACTTTTGATTTCTAAGAAGAttaagggttggtttggtattattgtgctttgaagaaaaaaaactgcttctgctgtattgtgagaataaacttatttttgctgcttcatgtttttagttttttttttttcacccaaaattgtgaaaataacatgtttttaagtgtttaccaaaccagtactaaaTCAAAGCATCGACTAGCATTTGCCCTTGAGCCAAGTGGGGTTACGATTATATATAACGTGGACAATTGGGTTGAAATTTGTCTCTTGTCGTCCAACCAGAAATTGGTTTGTTGataacttgtaagtgaaagacaAGAAGATAGGCAAAACGtgtgtatttaattataaataatacTTAGGTAATTACCCCCAGATGAACTTACATGCAATTGCTAGGTGAAAATGACGCTACTTAAAGGAAATCACGTGACACGTTTTGCCTATCTTCTTCTCTAAATAATATCTTCTGCTTTCTCATGCACCTGAGATTCAGAGAGCTCACTCTCCTCATCTATCATGCCAACCTAGATGGACTTTTGACTGACTCATACTTTGAAACTTCCTTTCCATATTTTTCAACCTCAACAAACCGAAGAAGGTagcttaaataaataaataaataaataaataaataaataaatatatatatatatatagaaagagaGTTGCTGCACTTGCATCAAAGCTCACCTCATTAGCTCATTGATATTTCTCCCTCTTCCTCACTCCACTCTTTGCTCTTCTCTTCTTATATGCACGTACAGCAATATAATCAAGAACCAATCTGAAACCCTACGTTTTTTAGTGCTCAATACcgaaataaaattgaaaacgaaATTTGACAATTTTTTGGATATGAAGTTTGGGAAGGAATTTTTGGCACAGATGGTGCCGGAATGGAGAGCTGCATACATGGATTACGGGTACTTAAAATCCCTCTTAAAAGAAATACAACTCTCCAAGCATAGAAACAACCCCGATCCACTGGCCGCCGCTTCCACGCCCCACAGTCAAGCCCGAAAGCGGAGGCTCGCGTTGTACAGAACCTTCAGCGGTCTGACAAAAAGCAGGCACGCCCAGCAGCCCAGCAGCTCGTCTTCCACCTTTGGTGGTGTCGACATCGAGAGCCAGGCCATTCTTGTTCACTCCGTCAACGAAAACGACTCCGAGAGCTACCAGACGACGTTTCTGATGGCGGCGGAGGAAGGCGGTGTTCAGGAGCTGGAGTACTTCAAGAAGCTCGACAATGAGTTTAATAAAGTTGACAAGTTTTATAGGTCGAAGGTTGACGAGGTGATGAAGGAAGCTGCAGTTCTGAACAAGCAAATGGACGCTTTGATTGCGTTTCGGATCAAAGTGGAGAACCCTCAGAGAATGTTCGATTGGTCGGGGGAGATGACTCGCCTTGCTTCCGATGTTGCCACGTCTACCGCTGCATTGGCTGCCGCCAGCCCACACGGTGCCAGAGCAAGCCGTAAGTATACTCATAAGCACTTTTGCCAGAAGTGGTTAAAcacatttttgaaattttattgaaaattgGAAGCATCAATGCTAAATATGCTCATAGCAGTTGCTTTTTCAAAAACGATAAAAGTACTTTTTTACGAATATAGTAAAAAATACTTTATCAAAATATGAGTAtacttgaaattcaattttcATTAACTAAAACCCACAATTGTaaaattttctaataaaaactCAATGACTAGGCTCCAACTAAACAATATCCATAATTAAGTATGACTTGGCAAAATTGGTATTTTTAGATGTCTAAATTACCCCTAATATCATTGACTTTGGGTCTATTACTTGTTAtctacatttattttatattatttcattcaattaaacgttttgaaatgtttatgcaaatttggaaaagaaaaattttAGTGTCATGATTTCAATGCatattaataacaaaaattacattATATTAGAGTTTTGATTCCTTATATAGTTGTTATCACATTTATGtaaaaatgatcatttttttatcaaataattGTAACAGgtaaatttgtattttttgcAAATAtacaaatgttattttattaaaaaattaccaatattttacatatataaaataacaatataagttCCAGGTAaaataatacatgcaaaataatttacctacaaaataaataaatatatattgtttgattcaaaagttaaGTTATTTAcgtacacatatatataataatatcaaAATGTGACTaacatatgtaataatacatgcaaaataatttacctacaaaataaatgaatgtTGATTGATTGCAAACAAtacataataataacaaatgtgcctagtatatgtaataatacatacaaaataatttacctacaaaataaaaggatGTTTTTAGCCAATTGATTCAAAGTTAGTTAATTACCTATTTTCTACTTAAAATATAGGTAATTTATTTCACACAgatataataataacaaaatgtgCCTAAtgtatacatgcaaaataatttacctacaatgatTGTCAAACAAATATAAGAAATGGAACAGATGATGGTAAGACGAGTATAAAGTAGATACTTTTATCATAATAAAGCACTTATTTGCCATAATTATGGTGGATAATTAAATTCAACAACATAATTAGGGTGTTGTGGCACAattataaatattttgaaaataataggtatttatttgtttacatgacattttatttcaaatttgagttttatttgaatgtttaaaaCGAGATGAGTTTTTATCAAGAAAAATAAGTGTTGCATGAGCATATATCTAAAGAACCCAAATAGTTTGTCATTTTAGAAGTAGACTCTCGCACATTCCCTTAAACTCCAAAGTTTTCTTAGTTTTAAATGCTTCGCTGGGCTAATATTGTGTTTATGTCTAAACGTGGGTTGTTTAACATTATGATTTGCGAGCAGGGCGGGTACGCGCTATGGATGCGATTGAAGAGCGCCGATCAAACAGTTTGGGTGATGAAGAAAAAGATGACAAAAAGAGTGGAGACGTTGAGATGGAAGTGATGAAGAAGTCGGAGAGCAGGAGAGGCACTAGGCCTGCGCCACTGGATATACTAGACCGTGTGAAAATGAATCACACGGTTGAGACGCCGTGTTCCACCATCAAAGGCTTCCTCAACGTGGCTCCGCAAACGGAGCTCAAGTTCAGCAGGGTTAATCTCAACAAAGTTGAAGAACAGTTGAGGGGCGCTTTCGTTGTATTTTACCAGAAGCTTCGGCTTCTGAAGAGCTACGGGTAAAGATATAACGACTTTGGGGCACCTATTTGGTTGGTTTTCCTCCTGTTTCTTGACTGTGAAGCTAACTTTTTTATCCGCCAATGAAACAGATTTTTGAATACGTTGGCTTTCTCGAAGATCATGAAGAAATACGATAAGGTGGCTTCGAGAGATGCATCAAAATCTTACATGAACATGGTGGATAACTCGCACCTTGGCAGCTCCGACGAGGTGAGGATTCTTCATGCATGACGCTAAATAGAGGAATGATTATGAGTTTCTGTTCAtaattttaatttcttcatgGCATTTGCCAATACTGCAGGTTACCAAGCTTATGGAGAGGGTTGAAACTACATTCATCAAGCATTTCTCGAACTCAAATCGCCGAAAAGGAATGGCGGTCTTGAGGCCAAAACCGAAGGTGGAAAGACACAGGATAACATTCGCGATGGGTAAGGCCTCTAGCTGAATCAGTATAGTAAAATTTCTTTCACTGAACAAGCACAATTTCACCATCAATTTCTTTCGTCTGAATCTGTTCACTCGAAAACCTTCAGGTTGCTTTGCTGGCTGCACAGCTGCTCTCATATTGGCGCTTGTTTTGATCACTCGTGCTCGAAAGATTATGGATGAGCCGGGGGGAAGTCAATACATGGAAAACATGTTCCCCCTATACAGGTAACTAACCctatgcttttttatttttcattccaAGTTTCCGAAAAAAGGGATAATACTGAATTTTTCGTGACATGTTATTCTTCAATGCAGCATGTTCGGATTCATTGTTCTGCACATGCTTATGTATGCCGGAAATATATACTTTTGGCGGCGGTTCAGAGTCAATTACTCTTTTATATTCGGTTTCAAGCAAGGAACCGAGCTGGGATACAGAGAGGTCCTCCTTCTGAGTTTTGGTGTGGCAGTGCTAGCACTAGCATCTGTGCTCTCAAATCTTGACATGGAGATGGACCCGAAAACCAAAGATTACAAAGAGCTAACCGAACTTCTCCCGCTCTTCTTGCTCCTGGTAAGATCATGTCATCAGTTGAACTATTTAATTTCAGCTGCATTGGCTCATCACAACTCTAGAGATTATATACTGAACTAATTCTTCTTATGCAGCTTCTGATTGTGATATTATTATGCCCCTTCAACATCATATATCGCTCGAGTCGCTAC is a window from the Malus domestica chromosome 16, GDT2T_hap1 genome containing:
- the LOC103403274 gene encoding phosphate transporter PHO1 homolog 3, with translation MKFGKEFLAQMVPEWRAAYMDYGYLKSLLKEIQLSKHRNNPDPLAAASTPHSQARKRRLALYRTFSGLTKSRHAQQPSSSSSTFGGVDIESQAILVHSVNENDSESYQTTFLMAAEEGGVQELEYFKKLDNEFNKVDKFYRSKVDEVMKEAAVLNKQMDALIAFRIKVENPQRMFDWSGEMTRLASDVATSTAALAAASPHGARARRVRAMDAIEERRSNSLGDEEKDDKKSGDVEMEVMKKSESRRGTRPAPLDILDRVKMNHTVETPCSTIKGFLNVAPQTELKFSRVNLNKVEEQLRGAFVVFYQKLRLLKSYGFLNTLAFSKIMKKYDKVASRDASKSYMNMVDNSHLGSSDEVTKLMERVETTFIKHFSNSNRRKGMAVLRPKPKVERHRITFAMGCFAGCTAALILALVLITRARKIMDEPGGSQYMENMFPLYSMFGFIVLHMLMYAGNIYFWRRFRVNYSFIFGFKQGTELGYREVLLLSFGVAVLALASVLSNLDMEMDPKTKDYKELTELLPLFLLLLLIVILLCPFNIIYRSSRYFSLVCVFHSICAPLYKVTLPDFFLADQLTSQVEAFRSLQFYICYYGWGDYKVRETTCRSSDVFKIFSFLVACIPFWSRLLQCIRRLVDEKDPMQGYNGLKFFLIIVSVSMRIAHTLTDDVNWKVLAGIFSIVAAIFATYWDLVVDWGLLQRRSKNRWLRDKLLVPYKSVYFIAMVLNVLLRFAWLQTVLKFNVSFMHRQTMITVVGSLEIIRRGIWNFFRLENEHLNNVGKYRAFKSVPLPFNYDEDHDKHL